The sequence CATACGCTGGCCTGGGTAATGGATCATACGGCCACCGCGATGGGCAGTCGCACGCTGCGCCGCTGGATCAATCGCCCGCTGCGTGATCAGTCGCTATTACAGCAGCGCCATCAAGTGATCGGCACGCTGTTGCAAGCGAGCCGCTATATCGACCTGCATCAGATATTATGCCGTGTTGGTGATGTGGAGCGCATTCTTGCCCGCGTTGCACTCCGCAGCGCCCGCCCGAGGGATCTCATGCAACTTGGCTCTGCCCTGGAGCAACTACCCGCTATTCAGCAGCTGCTATCCAACCTTGATACCCGGCTACTATGCGAGCTGTTAGATGAAATAGGCCAGCATCCGGAAACAACCGATCTTTTGCAACGCGCCATTATCGATAATCCACCGATGCTGATTCGTGACGGAGGAGTCATCGCCCCAGGTTACAACGCTGAGCTGGACCAGCTACGCACATTGAAAGAGAACGCCGGGCAATACTTGGTCGATCTGGAGCAGCGTGAAAAAACCCGCACCGGCATCGCCACGCTAAAAGTCAGCTATAACCGGGTACACGGCTACTATATTGAAGTCAGTAAAGGGCAGTCTGACAATGTACCCGCCGACTATCAGCGCCGCCAGACCCTTAAAAATGCCGAACGCTATATCACACCAGAGCTTAAGCGCTTCGAAGACCAGGTTTTAAGTGCTAAAGAGCGTGCTCTCAGTAAAGAGAAAGCGCTTTATGAGGCGTTGTTAGAGACTCTCAATCAACAGTTGGCGGAGCTGCAACTCTGTGCCAGCGCACTGGCACAGTTGGATGCGCTGAATAATCTGGCAGAACGGGCAGAGAGGCTGAACCTTAGCTGCCCGCAGATGAGCAACCAACCCGGCATCAACATCACAGCCGGTCGCCACCCGGTGGTGGAGCAAGTATTGGATGCTCCTTTCATTCCTAACGACACCGTGCTGAGCCATGAGCGCTGCATGTTGCTCATTACCGGCCCCAACATGGGGGGGAAGTCCACCTATATGCGGCAAGTGGCACTGATTTCGCTACTGGCTTATATTGGCAGCTATGTTCCCGCAAAAGCCGCCACATTAGGGCCCATTGACCGCATCTTCACCCGCATTGGTGCCTCAGATGATTTGGCCAGTGGTCGCTCGACGTTTATGGTCGAGATGACTGAAACCGCCAATATTCTGCACAATGCAACCCCGCAAAGTCTCGTTTTAATGGATGAAGTCGGGCGTGGAACCAGCACTTTTGATGGCCTTTCGCTGGCCTGGGCCTGTGCTGAACAGTTGGCCCGCAGTGTTAAAGCCTTCACTCTGTTCTCCACCCACTACTTCGAACTCACCACCCTGCCCGAGCAGCATAGCAATGTGGTTAATGTACACCTGGATGCCGTAGAGCACGGCAACCGTATTGTCTTTATGCACTCGGTTAAAGAGGGGCCTGCAAATAAGAGCTATGGCTTGCAAGTGGCCGCACTGGCCGGGGTACCTGAGCATGTTATTCGCAATGCCAAGCAGAAGCTGCACCAGCTGGAGGGAGAGAACCCGCAAAATGTGGCACCGCCACCGCAACAAATTTCACTTTTCGCCGCAGAGCCGCCCCACCCGGCTATTGCACAATTGGATAAAGTGAGTGTCGATAAACTCACCCCACGGGATGCAATTAATCTGCTTTATGACTTAAAAAAACTGCTGTAATCAACTACTTAACACAAAATGTATTATTTTTTTAGGTGAAATATAAAACCGTAAGTTGTTAAAT is a genomic window of Gammaproteobacteria bacterium containing:
- the mutS gene encoding DNA mismatch repair protein MutS; translation: MSSKEKNKPHTPMMMQYLRIKGEHPDILLFYRMGDFYELFFDDARKASKLLDITLTARGQSAGEPIPMAGIPYHAAEGYLAKLVRRGESVAICEQVGDPATSKGPVERKVVRILTPGTLTDEALLDERRDNLLAAAHQVGDQLGLVTLDVSSGRFYAMQLNSMEALVNELARLQPAELLLSEEFPRSALSEQSGIRNQAPWNFELETATRLLANQFGTKDLAGFGCEDMPAAIAAAGCLLNYIKETQRTTLPHIHALRVESQDDAIQLDSATRRNLELEYNLSGGQEHTLAWVMDHTATAMGSRTLRRWINRPLRDQSLLQQRHQVIGTLLQASRYIDLHQILCRVGDVERILARVALRSARPRDLMQLGSALEQLPAIQQLLSNLDTRLLCELLDEIGQHPETTDLLQRAIIDNPPMLIRDGGVIAPGYNAELDQLRTLKENAGQYLVDLEQREKTRTGIATLKVSYNRVHGYYIEVSKGQSDNVPADYQRRQTLKNAERYITPELKRFEDQVLSAKERALSKEKALYEALLETLNQQLAELQLCASALAQLDALNNLAERAERLNLSCPQMSNQPGINITAGRHPVVEQVLDAPFIPNDTVLSHERCMLLITGPNMGGKSTYMRQVALISLLAYIGSYVPAKAATLGPIDRIFTRIGASDDLASGRSTFMVEMTETANILHNATPQSLVLMDEVGRGTSTFDGLSLAWACAEQLARSVKAFTLFSTHYFELTTLPEQHSNVVNVHLDAVEHGNRIVFMHSVKEGPANKSYGLQVAALAGVPEHVIRNAKQKLHQLEGENPQNVAPPPQQISLFAAEPPHPAIAQLDKVSVDKLTPRDAINLLYDLKKLL